The Oceanisphaera avium genome includes a region encoding these proteins:
- the moaA gene encoding GTP 3',8-cyclase MoaA, whose protein sequence is MSSTLIDGFGRKVDYLRLSVTDRCNFRCIYCMSEDMTFLPQEHILSLEEIQRCAELFVANGVRKIRLTGGEPLNRKGIVGLCEKISATPGLKELVMTTNGSQLTKYARPLAAAGVQRLNISLDSLCPKKFKAMTRVGELQHVLDGIQAARQAGFKNVKLNCVVIQGLNDDEVLALTDYAINHQLDITFIEEMPLGNVGRSRATSLFSSDKVRTRLAQHYALLDSTESSGGPARYLRLRDHSATRIGFISPHSHNFCSTCNRVRITVEGKLLLCLGNEHSLDLLTLLRRYPADNAPILERIHSALYNKPEKHHFNSEGEVQILRFMNASGG, encoded by the coding sequence ATGTCCTCAACACTCATTGATGGCTTTGGTCGAAAAGTCGATTACCTACGGTTATCAGTCACCGACCGCTGTAATTTTCGCTGCATCTACTGTATGTCTGAGGACATGACATTTTTACCCCAAGAGCACATCTTAAGCCTCGAAGAAATTCAACGCTGTGCTGAGCTCTTTGTCGCTAACGGGGTACGAAAAATTAGATTAACCGGCGGTGAGCCACTAAATCGCAAAGGCATTGTAGGCTTGTGTGAAAAAATCAGTGCCACCCCCGGTTTAAAAGAGTTGGTGATGACCACCAATGGCTCACAACTTACCAAATATGCACGCCCACTTGCCGCGGCGGGAGTACAACGATTAAACATCAGTTTAGACTCTCTGTGCCCCAAAAAATTTAAAGCCATGACGCGAGTAGGCGAGCTACAACATGTACTGGATGGCATTCAAGCCGCGCGCCAAGCGGGGTTTAAAAACGTAAAGCTCAACTGTGTAGTCATTCAAGGTCTCAATGATGATGAAGTGTTAGCTCTCACTGACTACGCCATTAATCATCAACTCGACATTACCTTTATTGAAGAAATGCCACTGGGCAATGTAGGCCGCTCTCGCGCCACCTCTCTTTTTAGTAGTGATAAAGTACGAACCCGTCTTGCCCAACACTATGCGCTACTCGATAGTACCGAAAGCAGCGGCGGTCCGGCACGCTATCTGCGCTTAAGAGATCATAGCGCGACTCGTATTGGTTTTATCTCGCCCCATAGTCATAATTTTTGTAGCACCTGTAATCGGGTGCGTATAACGGTAGAGGGTAAGCTGTTATTGTGTCTGGGCAACGAGCATTCACTTGACTTACTGACACTGCTGCGCCGCTACCCAGCAGATAACGCGCCCATATTAGAGCGTATTCATAGCGCCTTATATAATAAGCCTGAAAAACACCACTTTAACTCAGAGGGTGAGGTACAAATACTACGATTTATGAATGCCAGTGGTGGTTAA
- a CDS encoding penicillin-insensitive murein endopeptidase, with amino-acid sequence MKKWMAVCALLLISSFIPRLVWAQAVGGYAAGCQFDSQALPLQGPGFKVIRASRERFYGQPALINYLQVLGKKVQQAQLPSMLIADIAMERGGPFPYGHRSHQTGLDADIWLRSPPVPAHQLEDIPEIDMVNHSLYTLTRHFKDQQRQLIALAATDPRVSRIFVHPLIKQAMCQAYPHAPWLPRLRPWYGHSGHFHVRLHCPKEDIHCVPQAPAPPGTGCGSELTSWLKDKTGALSTTGSRTPYRPELPLRCQSWVKQ; translated from the coding sequence ATGAAAAAATGGATGGCGGTATGCGCACTGCTGCTGATAAGCAGTTTCATACCGCGCTTGGTTTGGGCACAAGCCGTGGGCGGTTATGCTGCAGGGTGTCAATTTGATAGCCAAGCGCTACCACTGCAAGGGCCAGGTTTTAAGGTGATCCGCGCCAGTCGCGAACGCTTCTATGGCCAACCCGCGCTCATTAACTATCTGCAAGTACTGGGTAAAAAAGTGCAACAAGCACAACTCCCTTCAATGCTTATTGCTGACATAGCCATGGAGCGCGGTGGGCCTTTTCCATATGGTCATCGCAGCCATCAAACTGGGCTGGATGCGGATATTTGGCTGCGCAGCCCACCGGTACCTGCTCACCAGCTAGAGGACATACCCGAGATCGATATGGTCAATCACTCGCTGTATACCCTCACTCGTCACTTTAAAGATCAGCAGCGCCAATTAATTGCCCTAGCGGCGACAGACCCGCGGGTAAGTCGTATTTTTGTGCATCCTTTAATTAAGCAAGCCATGTGTCAGGCTTATCCACACGCACCTTGGCTGCCACGACTGCGTCCTTGGTATGGCCACTCGGGGCATTTTCATGTACGACTGCATTGCCCCAAAGAAGATATACATTGTGTACCTCAAGCGCCCGCTCCCCCTGGGACGGGCTGTGGTAGTGAATTAACCAGTTGGTTAAAAGATAAAACCGGTGCCTTAAGTACGACAGGCAGCCGCACTCCCTATCGCCCCGAGCTGCCCTTGCGCTGCCAGTCGTGGGTGAAGCAGTAG
- the selD gene encoding selenide, water dikinase SelD, producing the protein MEPIRLTQYSHGAGCGCKISPTVLDTILHSQLPVFTDPSLIVGNDSRDDAAIVDIGNGLGIISTTDFFMPIVDDPFTFGRIAATNAISDVYAMGGTPVVAIAILGWPINVLAPEIAQQVIDGGRQACHDAGISLAGGHSIDAPEPIFGLAVTGKIALDQVKRNDTAQAGDVLFLTKPLGIGILSTAQKKGVLREEHATLASDVMCQLNKPGQDFAHLAGVSAMTDVTGFGLMGHLSEVCEGANLSATLYMDNIPLLPELDYYLAAGAVPGGTQRNFAAYGHKLAPLSPRQRDILCDPQTSGGLLVAVNPNAVSDFLQLAQQHDLNLTAIGELTPAQSHRIEVLGE; encoded by the coding sequence GTGGAACCCATACGACTTACTCAATACAGCCACGGCGCCGGCTGTGGCTGTAAAATATCGCCAACCGTGCTCGATACTATTTTACACAGTCAACTTCCTGTCTTTACGGACCCAAGCCTGATAGTGGGTAATGATAGCCGCGATGATGCCGCAATCGTCGATATTGGCAATGGACTCGGCATTATCTCCACCACCGACTTTTTTATGCCCATCGTCGATGACCCATTTACCTTCGGGCGTATCGCCGCCACTAATGCCATTAGCGATGTCTACGCTATGGGAGGCACGCCGGTGGTGGCTATTGCTATTTTGGGCTGGCCTATCAATGTATTAGCGCCAGAGATTGCCCAACAAGTCATCGACGGCGGGCGCCAAGCTTGCCACGATGCCGGAATTTCCTTGGCAGGTGGCCACAGTATCGATGCACCGGAGCCAATTTTTGGCTTAGCAGTCACAGGAAAAATTGCGCTGGACCAAGTAAAACGCAATGATACCGCTCAGGCGGGAGATGTGTTGTTTTTAACCAAGCCGCTGGGCATTGGCATTTTGTCTACCGCTCAGAAAAAAGGGGTGTTGCGAGAGGAGCACGCCACGCTTGCCAGTGATGTCATGTGCCAACTCAATAAACCCGGCCAAGATTTCGCACATTTAGCCGGTGTTAGCGCCATGACCGATGTGACCGGCTTTGGCTTAATGGGTCATTTAAGCGAAGTCTGTGAAGGGGCTAACCTCAGTGCCACATTATATATGGATAACATTCCGCTATTACCCGAGCTTGATTATTACTTAGCTGCAGGCGCCGTGCCGGGGGGTACCCAGCGAAACTTTGCGGCCTATGGCCATAAATTAGCACCCCTTAGCCCTCGCCAGCGCGATATATTATGTGACCCCCAAACCAGTGGTGGCTTATTGGTGGCGGTAAATCCCAATGCCGTATCTGATTTCTTACAACTCGCCCAACAACATGATTTAAATTTAACGGCCATAGGTGAGCTAACTCCAGCTCAATCTCATCGCATCGAGGTGCTGGGTGAATGA
- a CDS encoding ribonucleotide reductase subunit alpha: MTIASYDDLLHAARSQAEPQLLLFVFTQAQLPEDATEAEKVNFEQGMGGTLTPVVCVDKSPDELGSFADLLAESKKTGQAWDVVFISTMSGHGGIAPNSDQAEQPLQMMVQSIQAGSINGFLAFNNTGEILEFS; encoded by the coding sequence ATGACTATTGCCAGTTACGATGATCTATTACACGCAGCCCGTTCACAGGCAGAGCCCCAATTGCTGCTATTCGTTTTTACTCAAGCCCAACTTCCAGAAGACGCTACAGAGGCAGAGAAAGTCAATTTTGAACAAGGCATGGGCGGCACCCTAACACCGGTAGTCTGTGTAGATAAAAGCCCTGATGAATTAGGCAGCTTCGCTGACTTATTAGCCGAGTCTAAAAAAACCGGCCAAGCATGGGATGTGGTCTTTATTAGTACTATGTCCGGCCACGGCGGCATTGCCCCCAACTCAGACCAAGCCGAACAACCGCTACAAATGATGGTGCAATCTATTCAAGCGGGCAGCATCAATGGCTTTTTAGCTTTTAATAATACCGGCGAGATTTTAGAATTTTCTTAA
- the mnmH gene encoding tRNA 2-selenouridine(34) synthase MnmH codes for MNESTTHPLLTDDYDYLLSQDIALLDLRAPVEFSEGSFPCASNLALMTDEERAQVGTCYKLRGQQAAIELGHRLVAGELREHRLQRWLAWLEANPLGVIYCFRGGLRSQTVQQWLQEAGHPVTRVKGGYKALRQRLIQELEQGFEQPGFILSGLTGSGKTDWLPRSPLSLDLEGYAHHRGSSFGHWAEPQPTPINFENRLGIARLKQRRNGISSWLVEDESAMIGRCPLPKRLYARMQQVPVLLLEVPFEQRVRQIQHDYIDTMLARFNGNLDILSDYLQDSLKRLYKRLGDRDWRHLSQLMTEAIHQQTQGFSSEGHQPWIRELLARYYDPIYRRHQDSKEHRIIARGNEDELADWLARHTD; via the coding sequence GTGAATGAGTCAACAACCCACCCCTTGTTAACGGATGATTATGACTACTTACTAAGCCAAGATATTGCTTTGCTTGACTTACGCGCCCCCGTTGAATTTAGCGAGGGCAGCTTTCCCTGTGCCAGCAACTTAGCATTAATGACGGATGAGGAGCGCGCTCAAGTCGGGACTTGCTATAAGCTGCGTGGTCAACAGGCGGCGATTGAACTTGGCCACCGTTTAGTGGCGGGCGAGTTACGCGAGCATCGTTTGCAACGCTGGTTAGCCTGGCTTGAAGCTAATCCTTTAGGCGTTATTTATTGTTTTAGAGGGGGGCTTCGCAGTCAAACGGTACAACAATGGCTTCAAGAAGCCGGCCACCCCGTTACCCGAGTAAAAGGTGGCTATAAAGCATTACGCCAGCGTTTGATCCAAGAGCTTGAACAGGGTTTTGAACAACCCGGTTTTATTCTGTCTGGGCTCACGGGCAGTGGTAAAACCGATTGGTTACCCCGCAGCCCTTTGTCGTTGGACTTAGAGGGATATGCTCATCATCGTGGCTCCAGTTTTGGGCATTGGGCAGAGCCACAGCCCACCCCCATTAATTTTGAAAATCGCCTTGGCATTGCTCGCTTAAAACAACGGCGAAACGGAATTTCCTCTTGGTTAGTAGAAGATGAAAGTGCCATGATTGGCCGCTGCCCCCTGCCAAAGCGCCTTTATGCGCGCATGCAGCAAGTCCCGGTTTTATTATTAGAAGTGCCCTTTGAACAAAGAGTGCGCCAAATTCAACATGATTATATTGACACTATGCTGGCGCGCTTTAATGGCAACTTGGACATCTTAAGTGACTATTTGCAAGACAGCTTAAAGCGCTTATATAAACGCTTAGGCGATAGAGATTGGCGCCACCTCTCACAATTAATGACAGAGGCAATCCACCAGCAAACCCAAGGCTTTAGCAGTGAGGGACATCAGCCCTGGATCAGAGAGTTGCTGGCTCGCTATTACGATCCCATTTATCGCCGCCACCAAGACAGTAAAGAGCATCGCATTATCGCGCGCGGCAATGAAGATGAGCTAGCAGATTGGCTAGCCCGTCATACGGACTAA
- a CDS encoding MBL fold metallo-hydrolase, with protein sequence MLNRITLPVTAFAQNCSLVWCSATNKAALIDPGGETQRLLAEIEQRGLTLESILLTHGHLDHVGATGELVAMKAIPVIGPSIEDAFWIQALDQQAQMFGLATVPAFVPDRWLNEGELVRVGEEVLEVYFCPGHTPGHVVFVHASQRLAFVGDVLFNGGVGRSDFPQGDHAKLIHSIKHTLLPLGDDITFVPGHGPESTFGHERLHNPYLR encoded by the coding sequence ATGTTGAATCGCATCACGCTGCCGGTCACGGCCTTTGCCCAAAACTGCAGTCTGGTGTGGTGCTCAGCCACCAACAAAGCCGCTTTAATTGACCCAGGCGGTGAAACCCAGCGTTTATTAGCCGAAATCGAACAACGCGGCCTCACACTGGAGTCGATTTTATTGACTCACGGCCACTTGGATCACGTCGGTGCCACCGGCGAGCTAGTGGCGATGAAAGCGATACCGGTAATAGGACCCAGTATCGAGGATGCTTTTTGGATCCAAGCCTTAGATCAACAAGCGCAAATGTTTGGTTTGGCAACAGTGCCCGCCTTTGTGCCTGATCGCTGGCTTAATGAAGGCGAATTAGTGCGGGTGGGTGAAGAAGTGCTAGAAGTCTATTTTTGCCCCGGCCATACGCCAGGGCACGTGGTATTTGTGCACGCTAGCCAGCGCTTAGCCTTCGTGGGTGACGTACTTTTTAATGGCGGCGTGGGACGCAGTGATTTTCCACAAGGGGATCACGCCAAGCTCATTCACTCGATTAAACATACCTTATTGCCATTAGGGGATGACATTACCTTTGTACCCGGTCATGGTCCAGAAAGTACCTTTGGCCATGAGCGCTTACATAATCCGTATTTAAGATAA
- a CDS encoding peptidylprolyl isomerase yields the protein MQPTTKPLFTDVTHTEAAAIDMSDPLLIATSNTNDLPTIRVNGVRLSDTAIAQEMQYHPADTQRQVIFLAAQALVLQELLRQRAAEISLNVQAQDSETPAEASTRCLLEQEIRTPLIGNEALETFYNSNPRSFTMPPLVSAKHILIAADPEDDLERSTQRDIALNIIEQLQDGADFAALAMAHSACPSKEQQGALGQLSKGQTVPEFERQLLRLELGLASQPIESRYGYHIVVVEQRVEGELLPFHMVKERISAQLSQRVWQKSVTQYLQMLVGQADIEGITLQGADSPLVQ from the coding sequence ATGCAACCGACAACAAAACCGCTATTTACCGATGTCACTCATACCGAGGCAGCTGCCATCGATATGAGTGATCCATTGCTGATTGCTACCAGCAATACCAACGACTTGCCGACGATACGCGTGAATGGCGTCAGGCTCAGCGACACGGCCATTGCTCAAGAAATGCAATATCACCCGGCTGACACTCAACGCCAGGTTATTTTTCTGGCGGCTCAAGCCTTAGTGCTGCAAGAGCTCTTAAGGCAAAGAGCTGCAGAAATTAGCCTTAACGTACAAGCGCAGGACTCAGAAACGCCTGCAGAAGCCAGCACCCGTTGCTTGCTCGAACAAGAAATCCGTACGCCCCTCATTGGTAATGAGGCCTTAGAGACTTTTTATAACAGTAATCCGCGCAGCTTCACCATGCCCCCGCTGGTTTCTGCTAAGCATATTTTAATTGCCGCTGATCCTGAGGATGATCTCGAGCGCAGTACGCAACGTGATATCGCGCTCAATATTATTGAGCAGCTTCAAGATGGTGCCGATTTTGCGGCGCTGGCCATGGCTCACTCTGCTTGTCCCTCAAAAGAGCAACAAGGTGCCTTAGGCCAGTTATCTAAGGGCCAAACCGTGCCTGAGTTTGAGCGCCAATTATTGCGCTTAGAGCTGGGGCTTGCCAGTCAACCCATAGAATCACGCTACGGCTATCACATCGTCGTAGTTGAGCAACGTGTAGAAGGTGAGCTACTGCCGTTTCATATGGTGAAAGAGCGTATTAGTGCACAACTGAGCCAAAGGGTCTGGCAAAAAAGTGTCACTCAATATCTACAAATGTTGGTCGGACAGGCCGATATCGAAGGCATCACGCTGCAAGGCGCCGACTCGCCTTTGGTTCAATAA
- the narI gene encoding respiratory nitrate reductase subunit gamma: MSNFNLLLFGVYPYIALAICLIGSWARFDLSQYTWRAGSSQMLDGKGMRLASNLFHVGIIFVLAGHFVGLLTPHAVYQHLISSEHKQLVAMITGGFFGVLCLIGLVMLIKRRLTNPRIRATSSTSDMMILVVLLAQLILGLLTIGASTQHLDGSVMILLGDWAQSIVTFRPLSAANAIASVGVIYKLHVFLGMTLFVLFPFTRLVHIVSAPVWYLGRRCQIVRQKG, from the coding sequence ATGTCTAATTTTAATTTGTTACTGTTTGGTGTGTACCCATATATTGCGCTTGCCATCTGCTTAATAGGCAGCTGGGCACGCTTTGATTTATCGCAATACACCTGGCGTGCTGGCTCCAGCCAAATGCTCGATGGCAAAGGCATGCGCTTAGCCAGCAACTTATTCCATGTGGGCATTATCTTTGTGTTAGCCGGGCACTTTGTGGGCTTGCTCACGCCGCACGCTGTTTATCAACACCTGATCAGTAGTGAACACAAACAGCTCGTGGCCATGATCACAGGGGGATTTTTTGGTGTGCTTTGCCTGATCGGGTTAGTGATGTTGATTAAGCGGCGCTTAACCAATCCACGTATTCGCGCTACTTCCAGCACCTCAGATATGATGATTTTGGTTGTGCTATTGGCACAGCTGATTTTAGGCTTGCTAACAATCGGCGCTTCCACACAGCACTTAGATGGCTCTGTCATGATTTTGCTCGGCGATTGGGCACAAAGTATTGTGACCTTTCGCCCCTTAAGTGCGGCCAATGCCATTGCGAGCGTGGGTGTCATCTACAAGCTGCATGTGTTTTTAGGGATGACCTTGTTTGTGTTATTTCCCTTTACGCGATTAGTCCATATCGTCAGTGCACCTGTGTGGTATTTAGGCCGCCGCTGTCAAATTGTTCGTCAAAAAGGTTAA